Sequence from the Cloacibacillus sp. genome:
AATTCTCTTAGAGGAAAAAGAGCCTCGCTACGATCACCAGCGTGATCACGATGTTCACACGGATGGAGTATATCTCCTCTTCGCGCGCCCTTTTGGCGTCAAAGGGCTTTTCATTGCGCGAGGCGGCGGGAAATCCCCTTCTCGGCCACGGAAGGAGCGCCGGGACGGTCTTTTTATAGGCGATATATTCGGAGCCGAATTTATCCTCAAGAAATTCCTCCTCCGCCGGTATCACTACCAGAGAATAAAGCAGCAGAAATGCGACGACAAAGGCTCCGACCCAGCCCCAGCTTACCATGAGAGACCATCCGAGCCCCATTACGGCGTTTCCTGCATAGAGGGGGTTTCTGACCCAGCTGTAAGGCCCCCAGGTGATCAAGACGGGAGCGCCTATCACCTCCGTACGGTATTTTGGGATAAAACCTGCCGCCCAGAAACGCAGCATCTGCCCAGCGATCACAAGCAGCAGTCCGACGGTGAACCGTACGGCGTTAAACTCTCCCGAAAATATCAGTATCCCGGCGGCGAAGAGTCCCCAGAAAAGTCCCCTTCCTTTAAATGCAAGCGAGCTTATCTTTTTATTTATCTTCATCTTCCGACTCCTCTGTATTTTCTATCGCCTCATGTTCCGCGATTAGGACTTTATTTGCCCCGCACCAGCCCAGCATCCGTACCACGATAAAGGTCCCAAGCGCGACGCCGGTATATTCAGAGAGCAGACGCCAGGTGACGACCATGACACCGGCCACGCTCCAGGGGACAAAGAGCCCGAATACCGCGACGGCTCCGCCCTCGGCCGCCCCGCTCGCGCCGGGCGTCGGCACAAAATAGAGCATGAAGAGCAGCAGGGATTCCGCGAGCAGGCATTGGATGTAATTTACATTGAAACCGGCCGCCTTGATGAGGCAGGGCATAATGGACATATATACGATCAAATGCACTACGGCGAGGATGATGGAGAGCATAAGCCACCACTTACCGGTGGAGGTAAAGAGCTTGATGTTCGTGTTATAGGCGTCGATCTCCCGGCTCACCCAGCGCACCGCGTGAAGCAGGTATTTGGATTTCAGGATACCGACACGCTTGATCCAGACAAGGATGGCGTTGACCCAATGCTTTATCCACTGGGGACGGATCACACTGACTACGAGCAGGAAAGCGCAGAAGGCGATGAAGATCACGACGTAGCAGACATACCAGCGCATGTATACATATTTCCGAAGCATTTCCGGGTCGGCCAGAAGGGAAAAGGGAACCACCAGGGCGAGCAGGAAGAGTATCTGCAGGGTGCGTACCAGCGTTATCGCCACTGATTTCCCGACGGAAACGCCGTCTTTATAGAGCAGGTATATCTGAAACGGGCCGCCGCCGCTCTGCATCGGCGTGATGGCGCAGCCGAAGTAGTTTATCCAGACCACGGAAATCGTGGACATAAAGGAAAGTTTTTCACCAGCGGCACGCGCGAGGGTCATAAATTTACAGGCGTCAAACGTCCAGCCAAGGACGACAAGCCCCGCGGCACAGAGCAAAAGCTTCGGGTCCGCGTTTTTAAGCATTGCGAATGTCGAGGCGTCTATACTCCAGAACAATACTCCCGTTATTGACAATATGACTATTATTACAAATATTGAGAAACTTTTTTGGACGGTCAAAATCTGCCCTCCCCGGTAAACAACAGCATCTATACTACCATATGCGAACTATTTTAACATAGGCTGCACCGCGGGAAGCGAGAAAAATTCTTCCGCTATCTGCGGCAGCCCCTCCCTCCAGGCAAGCGCGGCCGCCTTGGTACGGTCTGTCAGGTCAAGTTTTTTCAGCATGTGGCTGACGTGATTCTTCACGGTCTTCTCCGAAAGTATCATCCTCTGGGCGATCTCTCTGTTCGTCAGGCCGTGGGAGAGCCAGTAAAGCACCTCGCGCTCACGCGGCGTTATCTCGCCCAGCGGGTCGCCGTAAAATTCGTCATCATCCTGCGGCAGGGCCGCGGAGAGAATATCTTTGCTTATATAGCGTTCGCCGCGCGCCACGGCGCGAAGCGCCTCCATGAACTCCGCAAGATCGGTACCCTCCGGCATGATACCCACGCTGGAACTCTCGCTCGCAAGGGAGAATAGTTCGGCGGTGGTATCCTTCACGATAAAGAGGATGTGCATGTCCTTCAGACGGCGTTTCACCTCGCGCAGTATCTGTACGACTCCAGGATCAGGACGCAGCTGATGGATGACCATCACGTCCGGTTTGGCGGCGAGTATGCTGCGAATGGCGTCGGCATCGGTCTCGTCTCTCGTCTCTATCTCGAAATCGGCTTCCTGTCCAAGCACAAAGCGAAGCGCGTCGGTAAAGAGTGAGTTTGTATCAGCGAGAATTATCCTACTTTTTTTCATGCCGCCATCCTTTCCGCTCATTATGAGACAATCTGTGATAGGATTATAAATTATATATATTATACCAGCCTAAAAGGAGGCATTTTCCCTGAAACAGGATTTTGAGGAACTCTATCCCTTATCAAAGAAGTTGTCACGCTTCACAGGAGAAGCCATAAGGGATTATAACATGATACGCCCGGATGACAGCATCTTGATCGGACTTTCAGGGGGAAAAGACAGCCTTTTACTGGCGCTGGCGCTGGCAATATTGAAAAAACGCAGCCCCGTGCGCTTTTCGCTGCGCGCCTGCCTCATAGACCAGTCAAACGGAGCGATGAAGCCGGAGCGGCTAACCGAATATATGGCGGCCCTCGCCATACCGCTGATGATCGTAAAACATCCCACATATCAGATCATGAAAGAGCGCGAAGAGCGTTCTCCCTGCAGCCTCTGCGCGAATATGAGGCGCGGCATCCTCGCGAATCAGGCGAAGGAGCTCGCCTGCGGCGTCATCGCTCTCGGCCACCACAAGGACGACGCGGCGGAGACGGTGCTGATGAACCTCTTTTACGGCGGGCGCTTCAAATGTTTCCATCCGCACCTCTATATGAGCCGCACGCGTATACGCGTCATCCGCCCCCTAGTTTACATTGAAGAACGGCAGATAAGACTGGAGGCGGAACGTCTCTCGCTGCCGGTGATCAGCTCCTGCTGCCCCTACGGCGACAAATCCAAGCGCAAGAGCACGAAGGAGATCGTCGCCGCGCTCGAAAAAGAGGTGCCGGAACTTAAGAGCAATATCGTACACGCGCTGAGGCACCTCAAAGAAAACGAGAGCTGGCCAGCGGGGATGCTTAACGAATAAATCTTCCGCCGCGGCCTTACACCTATCGGTTAGCAGCGGCTCTGTTCCGTTCATACTGAAAGGTTATCCCATTGACACAGGATATATAAGAGTTAAAATAATATTATTATTTTAACTCTTATATGAGATAAAAGGTGTATGCCGATGCCGGAGATAAAAGATGATATCCTAAAGAGACTCGATGATTTGGATGAATTGCTCAGTTTAAACGATACACACAATGATGATCTGCTCATGGCTATTATCGTGGGCGGCGCGGCGATGTTGGTAATGGGATATATAGACAGGGCTACAAAAGACATAGATTTTATTGAAGTATCACGCGAGGCAGAAAAATTTTTGCCGGATTTTGACATCAACACAAACGCGGCAGCATATCTCTCCTCCTTTCCCGACGATTATGAAGAACGGCTTAAACCGCTGCCAGTCGGCGGAAGAAAAATAAGGTATTACGCGGCATCGCTGGAAGATATAGTTATCTCTAAAATCAATTCGTACCGAGATAAAGATATGGAGGATATAAGGAATCAAGGTGTTATAAAGGCTCTTAACTGGGATCTGCTTGATAAACTTGCCGGAGAAAAGATGGCGTATGCGCTTAATGATACTCAGAGAGCGATTTTCAAATCGATGTACGATGCCTATCTTACAGAAAAACACTCTAAATGAAGGGAGGCGGAGGATAATGAGGGAGCCGTCATTCAAATGGTTTCTGAAAAAATATGTAAAGGCGCTTTCGCGCTCCGGAAGTACGGGAGTAAAGACTCTTGTACGCGAAGCCATGTCGGATAACCAGCGGCTGCGCGAGCCGTTATATTTATATGCCCACCTCTCGGGCTGGGTGCCGGCGCTTCTCTCCGCCATCTCGAACGACGAGGCGCTGTATCGTGAGTATTCGCGGATATATGAGTTTTACGGAGACGAGGCAGAAAAACTTATCTCCGACTTGGAGTCGGGGCGCGGTCCCATGAGCAGAGAATATTTTAAGGTTTTTTCGTCATACGCCGCCGAACGCAGCACACGTGAGAGGGAAAATCACATGAAGTCCCTGATAAGGGAACGGGTCTTATCTCTTAAACAGGAAAAAGGCCTCTCCAACTACCGGATATTCAAAGCATTGGGACTCAACCCGGGAAATGTAAATTCGTACCTGAAAAACAACGACGTTAACAAGATCGGGCTGAATACGGCGAGAAAAATATACTCATTCGTCAGTGAATACTGAAAAAGAGCTCCGGCACTGAACGAAATCAGCAGGCTGAGACCGTTGCGCCGGCTTTGCCCTCCGATATCATCCCGTGCCGCTTCTTTTACTAAACTATCTTGCCCTCTTTGATATATTGCCACAGAGCGTCCCTCTCTACGGAGATGAATTCCCCCGCGGCAAGCTCCTTCAAAACGAGATTGCCGATCTTGCGGCGAAAGAGGCGGCGGACGTCGTTGTCGAGCGCCCTAGCCATCAGGCGTATCTCACGCTTGATCCCTTCGCCCAGCACCACCTCGAACCAGCATTGGAGCGGCGTGCGTGCCAGACGGCGCACAGATATC
This genomic interval carries:
- a CDS encoding isoprenylcysteine carboxylmethyltransferase family protein yields the protein MKINKKISSLAFKGRGLFWGLFAAGILIFSGEFNAVRFTVGLLLVIAGQMLRFWAAGFIPKYRTEVIGAPVLITWGPYSWVRNPLYAGNAVMGLGWSLMVSWGWVGAFVVAFLLLYSLVVIPAEEEFLEDKFGSEYIAYKKTVPALLPWPRRGFPAASRNEKPFDAKRAREEEIYSIRVNIVITLVIVARLFFL
- a CDS encoding lysylphosphatidylglycerol synthase transmembrane domain-containing protein gives rise to the protein MTVQKSFSIFVIIVILSITGVLFWSIDASTFAMLKNADPKLLLCAAGLVVLGWTFDACKFMTLARAAGEKLSFMSTISVVWINYFGCAITPMQSGGGPFQIYLLYKDGVSVGKSVAITLVRTLQILFLLALVVPFSLLADPEMLRKYVYMRWYVCYVVIFIAFCAFLLVVSVIRPQWIKHWVNAILVWIKRVGILKSKYLLHAVRWVSREIDAYNTNIKLFTSTGKWWLMLSIILAVVHLIVYMSIMPCLIKAAGFNVNYIQCLLAESLLLFMLYFVPTPGASGAAEGGAVAVFGLFVPWSVAGVMVVTWRLLSEYTGVALGTFIVVRMLGWCGANKVLIAEHEAIENTEESEDEDK
- a CDS encoding response regulator transcription factor; this translates as MKKSRIILADTNSLFTDALRFVLGQEADFEIETRDETDADAIRSILAAKPDVMVIHQLRPDPGVVQILREVKRRLKDMHILFIVKDTTAELFSLASESSSVGIMPEGTDLAEFMEALRAVARGERYISKDILSAALPQDDDEFYGDPLGEITPREREVLYWLSHGLTNREIAQRMILSEKTVKNHVSHMLKKLDLTDRTKAAALAWREGLPQIAEEFFSLPAVQPMLK
- a CDS encoding ATP-binding protein, which encodes MIRPDDSILIGLSGGKDSLLLALALAILKKRSPVRFSLRACLIDQSNGAMKPERLTEYMAALAIPLMIVKHPTYQIMKEREERSPCSLCANMRRGILANQAKELACGVIALGHHKDDAAETVLMNLFYGGRFKCFHPHLYMSRTRIRVIRPLVYIEERQIRLEAERLSLPVISSCCPYGDKSKRKSTKEIVAALEKEVPELKSNIVHALRHLKENESWPAGMLNE
- a CDS encoding DUF6036 family nucleotidyltransferase, which translates into the protein MPMPEIKDDILKRLDDLDELLSLNDTHNDDLLMAIIVGGAAMLVMGYIDRATKDIDFIEVSREAEKFLPDFDINTNAAAYLSSFPDDYEERLKPLPVGGRKIRYYAASLEDIVISKINSYRDKDMEDIRNQGVIKALNWDLLDKLAGEKMAYALNDTQRAIFKSMYDAYLTEKHSK